Proteins found in one Pelmatolapia mariae isolate MD_Pm_ZW linkage group LG7, Pm_UMD_F_2, whole genome shotgun sequence genomic segment:
- the LOC134631177 gene encoding catalase-like — MTDNRDKATDQMKTWKANRGSQKADVLTTGGGHPVGDKLNLQTAGPRGPLLVQDVVFTDEMAHFDRERIPERVVHAKGAGAFGYFEVTHDITRYCKAKVFEHVGKTTPIAIRFSTVAGESGSADTVRDPRGFAVKFYTEDGNWDLTGNNTPIFFVRDAMLFPSFVHSQKRNPQTHMKDPDMVWDFWSLRPESLHQVSFLFSDRGLPDGHRHMNGYGSHTFKLVNADGERVYCKFHYKTDQGIKNLTVEEADRLAATKPDYGIADLFNAIANGNYPSWTFYIQVMTFEQAEKFRFNPFDLTKVWSHKEYPLIPVGKLVLNRNPVNYFAEVEQLAFDPSNMPPGIEPSPDKMLQGRLFSYPDTHRHRLGANYLQIPVNCPFRARVANYQRDGPMCMHDNQGGAPNYYPNSFSAPETQPQFIESKFQVSADVARYNSSDEDNVTQVRTFYTQVLNEEERQRLCQNLAGFLKEAQLFIQKRMVENLKAVHPDYGNRVETLLKKYNAEAKKDVTLHVYSRPGASAITASSKM, encoded by the exons ATGACTGACAACAGAGATAAAGCTACCGACCAAATGAAGACATGGAAGGCGAATAGAGGCTCTCAG aAAGCAGATGTGCTGACTACAGGCGGTGGCCATCCAGTGGGAGACAAATTGAACTTGCAGACTGCAGGTCCAAGAGGGCCGCTGCTGGTTCAAGATGTGGTCTTCACAGATGAGATGGCCCACTTTGACCGTGAGCGAATCCCAGAGAGAGTGGTTCATGCCAAAGGGGCAG GGGCATTTGGCTACTTTGAGGTCACTCATGACATCACTCGCTACTGCAAAGCCAAAGTGTTTGAGCATGTTGGCAAGACTACACCAATTGCTATCCGCTTCTCCACTGTGG CTGGAGAGTCTGGGTCTGCAGACACTGTGCGTGACCCTCGAGGTTTTGCAGTCAAGTTTTACACTGAAGATGGCAACTGGGACCTGACGGGCAACAATACCCCAATTTTCTTCGTCAGGGATGCCATGCTG TTCCCATCCTTCGTCCATTCCCAGAAGCGCAATCCCCAAACCCACATGAAAGACCCTGACATGGTGTGGGACTTCTGGAGTTTGAGGCCCGAGAGTCTGCATCAG GTGTCTTTCTTGTTCAGTGATCGAGGTTTGCCTGATGGCCACCGTCACATGAATGGCTACGGCTCTCACACCTTCAAACTGGTCAATGCCGATGGTGAACGTGTCTACTGCAAATTCCACTATAAG ACGGATCAAGGAATAAAGAATTTGACGGTGGAAGAGGCAGACCGCCTGGCAGCCACCAAACCAGATTATGGAATTGCAGACCTGTTCAATGCTATTGCTAATGGAAACTACCCATCCTGGACCTTTTACATCCAGGTCATGACCTTTGAGCAGGCTGAGAAGTTCCGGTTCAACCCGTTTGATCTTACAAAG GTTTGGTCACATAAAGAATACCCACTGATCCCTGTGGGCAAACTGGTTCTGAACAGGAACCCAGTCAACTACTTTGCAGAGGTGGAGCAGCTGGCCTTTGACCCAAGCAACATGCCACCAGGCATCGAGCCCAGCCCTGACAAGATGCTGCAG GGTCGCCTCTTCTCCTACCCAGACACGCATCGTCACCGGCTGGGGGCAAACTACCTGCAGATCCCTGTCAACTGCCCCTTCAGGGCTCGTGTGGCCAACTACCAGCGTGATGGTCCGATGTGCATGCATGACAACCAAG GTGGCGCTCCAAACTACTACCCTAACAGCTTCAGTGCCCCAGAGACCCAGCCTCAGTTTATTGAGTCCAAGTTCCAAGTGTCTGCAGATGTTGCTCGTTACAACAGCTCAGATGAAGACAATGTCACACAG GTTCGCACCTTCTACACTCAGGTCCTGAATGAAGAGGAGCGACAGAGACTTTGCCAGAACTTGGCAGGGTTTCTAAAAGAAGCCCAGCTCTTCATCCAGAAACGCATG GTCGAGAATTTGAAGGCTGTCCATCCAGACTATGGAAACAGAGTTGAGACCCTTCTCAAGAAGTACAATGCGGAGGCCAAGAag